In the genome of Cutibacterium equinum, one region contains:
- a CDS encoding aminotransferase-like domain-containing protein, whose protein sequence is MRIEAAAAAPKTAAAPASRRVDTTFDKFHDRYSLRTLGLKTSPVRALFAVANRPEVVSLAGGMPNIADLPLDVVGASLRELVDTHGSVVMQYGSGQGEPDFREHICEVMAVEGLIADPDDVTVTCGSQQGLDLVTRIFCDPGDVIMAESPSYVGALNTFASYQADVVHVDMDDDGLVPESLREKVAAARRSGKSVKFLYTIPNHSNPSGISQSVERRREILAVADELDLLVVEDNPYGLLNLDEDPLPTLKSMDPDNVVYLGSFSKTFAPGFRVGWVLAPSFVRDKLVLAQEAATLCPPVFSQFAISSYLTHWDWRGQIRSFIDMYRIRRDTMLASLAEHMPEGTTWTRPSGGFFVWLTMPGAVDSAAMLPRAVTKLVAYTPGTAFYADGRGQRNIRLSFCYPTPERIKVGVERLAEVMREELEIAETFELADGRRRSRDLGPGPNLA, encoded by the coding sequence GTGCGCATCGAGGCTGCCGCTGCTGCTCCCAAGACCGCCGCAGCCCCCGCGAGCCGGCGCGTCGACACCACATTCGACAAGTTCCACGACCGTTACTCCCTGCGGACCTTGGGCTTGAAGACCTCACCGGTTCGCGCCCTCTTCGCGGTGGCGAACCGTCCCGAGGTCGTCTCGCTGGCCGGTGGCATGCCGAATATCGCTGACCTTCCCCTCGATGTCGTCGGCGCATCGTTGAGAGAGCTCGTCGACACGCACGGCTCCGTCGTCATGCAGTACGGATCGGGGCAGGGCGAGCCGGATTTTCGCGAACACATCTGCGAGGTCATGGCCGTCGAGGGTCTCATCGCTGACCCCGATGACGTCACCGTCACCTGCGGTTCCCAACAGGGACTCGACCTCGTCACGCGAATTTTCTGCGACCCGGGTGATGTGATCATGGCGGAGTCCCCGTCCTACGTCGGAGCCCTCAACACGTTTGCCTCGTACCAGGCCGACGTTGTCCACGTTGACATGGACGACGACGGCTTGGTTCCAGAGTCGCTACGCGAGAAGGTGGCAGCCGCCCGTCGTAGCGGCAAGTCGGTGAAGTTTCTTTACACGATTCCCAACCACTCGAACCCGTCGGGGATTTCCCAATCGGTCGAGCGGCGGCGTGAGATCCTGGCCGTGGCTGACGAGCTCGACCTGCTCGTCGTCGAGGACAACCCGTACGGTCTGCTCAATCTCGACGAGGATCCCTTGCCGACATTGAAGTCGATGGATCCCGACAACGTCGTCTACCTGGGCTCGTTCTCCAAGACCTTCGCGCCGGGATTCCGCGTCGGATGGGTGCTCGCCCCGTCATTCGTGCGCGACAAGTTGGTCCTCGCGCAGGAGGCGGCAACCTTGTGCCCGCCGGTCTTCTCCCAGTTCGCGATCTCCAGTTACCTGACCCATTGGGACTGGCGCGGGCAGATCCGCAGCTTCATCGACATGTATCGCATTCGTCGCGACACCATGCTGGCCTCCTTGGCCGAGCACATGCCCGAGGGGACGACGTGGACTCGCCCCTCCGGCGGATTCTTCGTCTGGTTGACGATGCCGGGGGCAGTTGACTCGGCGGCCATGCTTCCTCGCGCTGTCACCAAGCTCGTTGCCTACACCCCGGGGACGGCTTTCTATGCCGACGGACGTGGACAGCGCAATATTCGGCTGTCGTTCTGTTACCCGACGCCTGAACGGATCAAGGTTGGCGTCGAGAGGCTGGCCGAGGTAATGCGTGAGGAACTCGAGATCGCCGAGACCTTCGAGCTGGCTGACGGCCGGCGTCGTAGTCGCGATCTTGGGCCTGGGCCGAACCTTGCGTGA
- a CDS encoding D-alanine--D-alanine ligase family protein: MLQPVVVLAGGLSHQRDISLKSGRTVAQALRRVGHEVVETDIDSSLIDTLRANEGAVVFPMLHGGLGENGALLEVLKLMGIPYVGSGPATCRISFDKSIASRAVAAAGVATPQQVALPHDIFRELGARTIIRSITERFGLPVVVKPARGGSSLGVTKVEDAADFAQAVANAYAYDDMAVVEEFIAGTEVAIGMITTSEGTQVLPAVEIRPAGGIYDYSAMYTGGETRLTAPADISDEAAQFVAETARIVQRVLDFSGISRVDAIIDEAGRPVFLEAGAAPGMTATSLVPVALEAAGLDLGEVCSHLVTDVSRNHG, encoded by the coding sequence ATGTTGCAACCAGTCGTCGTCCTCGCAGGGGGGCTCAGCCACCAGCGCGACATTTCGTTGAAGTCAGGTCGGACCGTCGCCCAGGCATTGCGGCGAGTCGGACATGAGGTCGTCGAGACCGATATTGACTCCTCCCTCATCGACACCCTGCGAGCTAACGAGGGGGCCGTCGTCTTTCCCATGCTGCATGGCGGTCTGGGAGAGAATGGCGCCCTCCTTGAGGTCCTCAAGCTCATGGGTATCCCCTATGTGGGGTCAGGACCGGCGACCTGTCGCATTTCCTTCGACAAGTCCATCGCGTCGCGCGCTGTTGCCGCCGCTGGTGTCGCCACCCCGCAGCAGGTAGCTCTCCCCCACGACATCTTTCGAGAGCTCGGAGCTCGGACGATCATCCGGTCGATTACGGAACGCTTCGGACTTCCAGTCGTTGTGAAACCAGCTCGCGGTGGGTCCAGCTTGGGCGTCACGAAGGTCGAAGACGCAGCTGACTTCGCCCAGGCCGTCGCCAATGCCTACGCCTATGACGACATGGCAGTCGTTGAGGAGTTCATTGCCGGTACCGAAGTTGCGATTGGCATGATCACGACCTCTGAGGGAACACAAGTACTGCCTGCCGTGGAGATCCGCCCGGCGGGAGGTATATATGACTACTCAGCGATGTACACAGGAGGCGAGACCCGTTTGACGGCTCCAGCCGACATCAGTGATGAGGCTGCCCAGTTCGTAGCTGAGACGGCCCGAATCGTCCAGCGGGTGCTTGATTTCTCTGGTATCTCTCGAGTCGACGCCATCATCGATGAGGCTGGCCGTCCCGTCTTCTTGGAGGCTGGCGCTGCTCCCGGGATGACGGCCACATCCTTGGTTCCTGTCGCCCTGGAAGCTGCCGGACTGGATCTCGGAGAGGTGTGCTCTCATCTTGTCACCGACGTCTCCCGTAACCATGGTTAA
- a CDS encoding SURF1 family protein, which yields MVKGTTTSQTSPAIRAKQAVIMVVGIAVAGVMVVLGLWQMNVFESQRDNSTQARIDQPVITWDKAPTRSEVMTQYGRRVRITGTFEPSTATLVGTSWPVRAVEGVRLTSGETIAVVRGEISQGQEVPPAPTGTVTLTGVLAASESANEPHNPQMPASTLPSLRLEVLTQTWPQPLVPATLTLDEQGARAQGLSPAQPTLPQGDGGERNRGYALQWWVFAIFTIAMSIAFTRAAGKRQD from the coding sequence ATGGTTAAGGGCACTACGACTTCACAGACCAGTCCTGCCATCCGCGCCAAACAGGCAGTGATCATGGTCGTGGGTATCGCGGTTGCCGGTGTCATGGTCGTCCTCGGTCTATGGCAAATGAACGTCTTCGAGTCTCAGCGGGACAACTCCACCCAGGCACGTATTGATCAGCCTGTCATCACGTGGGACAAAGCTCCCACGCGATCTGAGGTTATGACCCAGTATGGCCGCCGAGTGCGGATTACCGGCACCTTCGAACCGTCGACGGCCACGTTGGTTGGCACGTCATGGCCAGTCAGGGCTGTCGAGGGCGTACGTCTCACCTCCGGAGAGACGATCGCCGTCGTCAGAGGAGAGATTTCTCAAGGCCAAGAAGTTCCCCCGGCTCCCACGGGAACCGTCACATTGACGGGTGTTTTGGCCGCGTCGGAGTCCGCAAATGAGCCTCACAACCCACAGATGCCCGCCTCCACACTGCCGTCACTTCGCTTGGAGGTGCTGACCCAAACGTGGCCGCAGCCATTGGTGCCGGCAACACTGACCCTTGACGAGCAAGGTGCCCGTGCCCAAGGTCTGTCCCCTGCCCAGCCGACACTTCCTCAGGGAGACGGGGGTGAACGTAATCGTGGCTACGCCCTTCAATGGTGGGTGTTCGCGATCTTTACCATCGCCATGTCCATCGCCTTCACCAGAGCCGCAGGGAAACGACAGGACTGA
- a CDS encoding DUF3817 domain-containing protein, translated as MQHSDDVTSDEFYAAPSASSPTRASGGADGAHNPGISSSSTESAAVPVQEPWIEPDDIPGLRKALIAYRVMAYIVGTLLVVLVCVAMPLKYAAEQPTMVNVVGIAHGWLYPVLLITAYIVGRKAGWPLTRLLVIALAGTVPFLSFVAEYFARKDVNRRIDDARDYWTHHEAPVE; from the coding sequence GTGCAACATAGCGACGATGTGACAAGCGACGAGTTCTACGCTGCCCCCTCGGCAAGTTCGCCAACACGAGCCAGCGGTGGGGCTGACGGTGCTCACAATCCTGGGATCAGTTCTAGCTCAACCGAGTCCGCCGCGGTGCCCGTGCAGGAACCGTGGATTGAACCCGACGACATCCCCGGGCTGCGCAAGGCGTTGATCGCGTACCGGGTCATGGCTTACATCGTGGGCACCCTTTTGGTTGTTCTCGTGTGCGTGGCAATGCCGCTCAAGTACGCCGCCGAACAACCAACCATGGTCAACGTCGTCGGCATTGCTCACGGATGGCTGTACCCTGTTCTTCTCATCACTGCCTACATAGTGGGTCGCAAGGCAGGATGGCCGCTCACGAGGCTGCTCGTCATCGCACTGGCAGGAACGGTGCCGTTTCTATCCTTCGTTGCCGAGTACTTCGCTCGTAAGGACGTTAACCGCCGTATTGACGACGCGAGGGACTACTGGACTCATCACGAAGCACCCGTCGAGTAA